Proteins co-encoded in one Hymenobacter swuensis DY53 genomic window:
- the uvrA gene encoding excinuclease ABC subunit UvrA produces MAKKSTAASVSSPAAPKPAAAPNPTRSAKAAKPTATTVEPAPKPTKSPKPVKAPKSAAAAVADGTNHHSTAAVQAVPRQEQVSEAVLENQARIQGQLLGPADLEAPYIEVYGAREHNLKNVSVKIPRGRLVVFTGISGSGKSSLAFDTIYAEGQRRYMETFSAYARSFMGGLERPDVDKIEGLSPVISIEQKTTSRNPRSTVGTITEIYDFLRLLYARTAEAFSYATGQKMIRQSDDQIINYILKEYDGRKMVVLAPVVKGRKGHYRELFQQVAKLGFTKVRVDGELLDLTPKMQVDRYKIHDIEIVIDRLVVKEEDRFRLSGSVQNALTQGKGTMLVLDADKKKDNTQFFSRFLMDPATGIAYDDPAPNTFSFNSPYGACPTCNGLGEVQEITEETVMPDKKLSISRGGIAPLGEYRDIWIFQQLGLILKKNKASLSTPIEKLPADLVERLLYGVPEDEDADPKKANYTEPFEGIIPFLRRQMESESDNIREWIQQYTQAKECPECHGFRLKKESLHFKIADHHIGQLSVMDLSELAAWFEGLEDRLSERQNLIARELLKEIRKRIGFLLEVGLDYLNLHRSVRTLSGGESQRIRLATQIGTQLVGVLYIMDEPSIGLHQRDNERLIKALQHLRDLGNSVIVVEHDKDMILHADHVLDIGPGAGIHGGQIVAQGTPSEIFTSGSLTSQYLSGQKHIELRKKKRAGEGNELVLRGAKGHNLKNVTAKFPLGKLIAVTGVSGSGKSSLIHDTLYPILNQHFFNAKREPLAYDKIEGLEFIDKVIEVDQSPIGRTPRSNPATYTGVFTEIRQLFANLPEAKIRGYGPGRFSFNVKGGRCETCEGAGMRTIEMNFLPDVHVPCETCKGRRYNRETLEVRFKGKSITDVLDMTVEKAVEFFEFQPRILRKIQTLNEVGLGYLTLGQQATTLSGGEAQRVKLATELSKKDTGKTFYILDEPTTGLHFEDINHLSVVLHKLADKGNTVLIIEHNLDLIKVADHLIDIGPEGGGAGGTIVAQGTPEQVAKAGKGHTGRFLAEELKLSKYAEA; encoded by the coding sequence ATGGCCAAAAAATCAACCGCCGCTTCTGTTTCTTCCCCCGCTGCCCCCAAACCGGCCGCGGCTCCCAACCCTACCCGTTCGGCCAAGGCGGCGAAACCCACGGCAACCACGGTTGAGCCGGCTCCCAAGCCCACCAAGTCCCCGAAACCGGTTAAGGCGCCCAAGTCGGCCGCCGCCGCCGTAGCCGATGGCACTAACCACCACAGCACCGCTGCCGTGCAGGCCGTGCCGCGCCAGGAGCAGGTGAGCGAGGCCGTGTTGGAAAACCAGGCCCGCATCCAGGGTCAGTTGCTGGGCCCGGCCGATCTGGAAGCGCCCTACATTGAGGTGTACGGAGCCCGGGAGCACAATCTCAAGAACGTGTCCGTGAAGATTCCGCGCGGGCGGCTGGTGGTGTTCACTGGCATTTCGGGCTCAGGCAAGTCGTCGTTGGCGTTTGATACGATTTACGCCGAGGGCCAGCGCCGCTACATGGAAACGTTTTCGGCCTACGCCCGCAGCTTTATGGGCGGGCTGGAGCGGCCCGACGTGGACAAGATTGAGGGCTTGTCGCCGGTAATCAGCATCGAGCAGAAAACCACCTCGCGCAACCCCCGCTCCACGGTAGGCACCATCACCGAGATTTACGACTTCCTGCGCCTGCTCTACGCCCGCACTGCCGAGGCGTTCAGCTACGCCACGGGCCAGAAGATGATCCGGCAGAGCGACGACCAGATCATCAACTACATCCTGAAGGAGTACGACGGCCGCAAAATGGTGGTGCTGGCTCCGGTGGTGAAGGGCCGCAAAGGCCACTACCGCGAGCTGTTTCAGCAGGTGGCCAAGCTCGGCTTCACCAAGGTGCGCGTCGATGGCGAGTTGCTCGACCTCACGCCCAAGATGCAGGTGGACCGCTACAAAATCCACGACATCGAAATCGTCATCGACCGACTGGTGGTGAAGGAGGAGGACCGGTTCCGCCTCTCCGGCTCGGTACAGAATGCCCTCACCCAGGGCAAGGGCACCATGCTGGTGCTGGATGCCGACAAAAAGAAGGACAACACCCAGTTCTTCTCCCGCTTCCTGATGGACCCGGCCACCGGCATTGCCTACGATGACCCGGCCCCCAACACGTTCAGCTTCAACTCGCCCTACGGGGCCTGCCCTACCTGCAATGGCCTGGGCGAAGTGCAGGAAATCACCGAGGAAACGGTGATGCCCGACAAGAAGCTCAGCATCAGCCGCGGCGGCATTGCGCCCCTGGGCGAGTACCGCGACATCTGGATTTTCCAGCAGCTGGGCCTGATTCTCAAGAAAAACAAAGCCAGCCTCAGCACGCCCATCGAAAAGCTGCCCGCCGACCTGGTGGAGCGGCTGCTCTACGGCGTGCCCGAGGACGAGGACGCGGACCCCAAAAAGGCCAACTACACCGAGCCCTTCGAGGGTATCATCCCGTTTCTGCGCCGCCAGATGGAGTCGGAGTCCGACAACATCCGGGAGTGGATTCAGCAGTACACCCAGGCCAAGGAGTGCCCCGAGTGCCATGGTTTCCGCCTCAAAAAGGAGTCGTTGCACTTCAAGATTGCCGACCACCACATCGGGCAGCTCTCAGTGATGGACCTCAGCGAGCTGGCCGCGTGGTTTGAAGGGCTGGAAGACCGCCTCTCGGAGCGCCAGAACCTGATTGCCCGCGAGCTGCTGAAGGAAATCCGCAAGCGTATCGGCTTCCTGCTGGAAGTGGGCCTTGACTACCTGAACCTGCACCGCTCGGTGCGCACGCTCTCGGGCGGCGAGTCGCAGCGTATCCGCCTAGCCACCCAGATTGGCACCCAGTTGGTGGGCGTGCTCTACATCATGGACGAGCCCAGCATCGGCCTGCACCAGCGCGACAACGAGCGGCTTATCAAGGCCCTGCAGCACCTGCGCGACTTGGGCAACTCGGTGATTGTGGTGGAGCACGACAAGGACATGATCCTGCACGCCGACCACGTGCTCGACATTGGTCCCGGCGCGGGCATCCACGGCGGCCAGATCGTGGCCCAGGGCACGCCCTCCGAAATCTTCACCAGCGGCTCGCTCACCTCGCAGTACCTCAGCGGGCAGAAGCACATTGAACTGCGCAAGAAAAAGCGGGCTGGCGAAGGCAACGAGTTGGTGCTGCGCGGCGCCAAAGGTCATAACCTCAAAAACGTGACGGCCAAGTTCCCGCTGGGCAAGCTCATTGCCGTCACGGGCGTGTCGGGCTCGGGCAAGTCGTCGCTCATCCACGATACGCTGTACCCCATCCTCAACCAGCACTTCTTCAATGCCAAGCGCGAGCCGCTGGCGTATGATAAGATTGAGGGATTGGAGTTCATTGATAAGGTGATTGAGGTGGACCAGTCGCCGATTGGGCGCACGCCGCGCTCCAACCCGGCCACCTACACCGGCGTGTTCACCGAAATCCGCCAGCTGTTTGCCAACCTGCCCGAGGCCAAAATCCGCGGGTACGGGCCGGGCCGCTTCTCCTTCAACGTGAAGGGGGGGCGCTGCGAAACCTGCGAGGGCGCCGGCATGCGCACCATCGAAATGAATTTCCTGCCCGACGTACACGTGCCCTGCGAAACCTGCAAAGGCCGCCGCTACAACCGCGAAACGCTGGAAGTGCGCTTCAAAGGCAAGAGCATAACCGACGTGCTCGACATGACCGTGGAAAAGGCCGTGGAGTTCTTCGAGTTTCAGCCCCGCATCCTGCGCAAAATCCAGACGCTGAACGAAGTGGGCCTGGGCTACCTCACCCTGGGCCAGCAGGCCACCACGCTGAGCGGCGGCGAAGCCCAGCGCGTGAAGCTGGCCACGGAACTCAGCAAAAAGGACACCGGCAAGACGTTCTACATCCTCGACGAGCCCACCACCGGCCTGCACTTCGAGGATATCAACCACCTCTCCGTCGTCCTGCACAAGCTGGCCGATAAGGGCAACACCGTCCTCATCATCGAGCACAACCTCGACCTGATCAAGGTAGCCGACCACCTCATCGACATCGGGCCGGAAGGCGGCGGGGCGGGGGGCACCATCGTGGCCCAAGGCACGCCCGAGCAGGTGGCCAAAGCCGGCAAAGGCCATACCGGCCGTTTCCTGGCTGAGGAGCTGAAGCTGAGCAAGTACGCGGAGGCGTGA
- a CDS encoding DUF4142 domain-containing protein codes for MKRILLSISCLGVLMLGACNTASTDTDSDSTTATENTTDMVSSDSAATSEAAMTDAAGATAPHATDAEFMQSAAHSDQNEIQLSKLALDKGITGMAKDHANKMITDHTKSTADLKPIAQKKGVTLPTDMDPEHKTIAEQMGTLSGKDLEKKYLEQMAMDHQKTVNTMVAHQKMTQDADLQGFITKTLPVVQTHLAMFKQHAGM; via the coding sequence ATGAAACGCATCTTGTTATCAATTTCCTGCCTTGGGGTCCTAATGCTCGGGGCCTGTAATACAGCTAGCACCGATACTGACTCGGATAGCACTACGGCCACTGAGAACACCACAGATATGGTCAGCTCTGATTCGGCGGCTACCTCAGAAGCCGCGATGACCGATGCGGCTGGTGCCACCGCGCCACACGCTACCGATGCAGAGTTCATGCAGTCAGCAGCGCATAGCGACCAAAACGAAATTCAGCTTAGTAAGCTGGCGCTAGATAAGGGTATAACCGGCATGGCCAAAGACCACGCCAATAAGATGATCACCGACCACACGAAATCCACGGCAGACCTGAAGCCGATTGCGCAGAAAAAGGGCGTGACTCTTCCGACTGATATGGATCCCGAACATAAGACCATTGCCGAGCAGATGGGCACCCTTTCGGGCAAAGACCTGGAGAAAAAATACCTCGAGCAGATGGCTATGGATCACCAGAAAACGGTGAATACCATGGTAGCACACCAGAAAATGACACAGGATGCTGACCTGCAGGGCTTCATTACCAAAACCCTACCGGTAGTACAGACGCATCTGGCCATGTTCAAGCAACACGCTGGCATGTAA
- a CDS encoding DUF4142 domain-containing protein: MLVSCRLYALLLLPWLAACSGAESNKDPLFEAKFQNEKRIGEAAVTKRQIRDAEFVVETVSRKMELLEISQIAQRKAASADTRYTAQNVIAQTTTLLTELKTLAQQKTLTLPTGLGETQARQVGELTALNGAAFDQKYVELTANVLDADEDATDDMTEDAYDADIRTMATRQLTTLKSLNQATDALHDKLNP, encoded by the coding sequence ATGCTGGTTTCCTGCCGCCTGTACGCCTTGTTGCTTCTGCCGTGGCTGGCCGCCTGCTCAGGAGCCGAGAGCAACAAGGACCCGCTTTTCGAGGCCAAATTTCAGAACGAAAAGCGCATCGGCGAAGCTGCCGTTACGAAGCGGCAGATTCGCGACGCCGAGTTTGTGGTGGAAACCGTGAGCCGGAAGATGGAGTTGCTGGAAATCAGCCAGATTGCCCAGCGTAAAGCCGCTTCGGCCGATACCCGCTATACGGCCCAGAACGTTATTGCGCAAACCACCACGCTGCTAACTGAACTCAAAACACTAGCCCAGCAGAAAACCCTGACGCTGCCCACTGGTCTGGGCGAAACGCAGGCACGGCAGGTGGGCGAACTGACGGCTCTCAATGGGGCCGCCTTCGACCAGAAATATGTCGAGCTGACTGCCAACGTACTGGACGCTGACGAGGACGCCACCGACGACATGACAGAAGACGCCTACGACGCCGATATCCGTACCATGGCCACCCGACAGTTGACCACGCTCAAGTCCCTGAACCAAGCCACCGACGCATTGCACGACAAGCTCAACCCATAA
- a CDS encoding 2-C-methyl-D-erythritol 4-phosphate cytidylyltransferase translates to MFTDSYDFPPFHTYRVSSSTPFSRFAIIVAGGTGTRMGADRPKQFLELAGEPVLAHTLRRFSDPGLDVQELVLVLPSDQLATWQILCEQYGITVPHTVVKGGATRWASVRNGLAHLTAQTSGVVAVHDGVRPLTPHAIIEATYQAAYNHGAAVAAVVPKDSVRGLNQQGSYALNRSRLRLVQTPQCFDLALLRRAYQLPELTTFTDDASVVEDLHPIHLVEGDYRNLKITTPEDLLLAEALLRP, encoded by the coding sequence ATGTTTACCGATTCGTACGACTTCCCACCCTTTCACACTTACCGCGTGTCATCATCCACTCCTTTTTCCCGCTTTGCTATCATCGTAGCCGGTGGCACCGGCACCCGCATGGGAGCCGACCGACCCAAGCAGTTTCTGGAGCTGGCTGGGGAACCGGTGCTGGCGCATACGCTGCGGCGGTTTTCCGACCCGGGTCTGGACGTGCAGGAATTGGTACTAGTACTTCCCTCCGATCAGCTGGCTACCTGGCAGATTCTATGCGAGCAGTACGGAATTACGGTGCCACATACAGTGGTGAAGGGCGGAGCCACACGCTGGGCCTCGGTGCGCAATGGGTTGGCGCACTTAACGGCGCAAACCAGCGGCGTGGTAGCCGTGCACGACGGCGTGCGCCCCCTGACGCCCCACGCCATAATTGAGGCCACGTACCAAGCCGCTTATAACCACGGTGCGGCCGTAGCGGCCGTAGTGCCCAAAGACTCGGTACGCGGCCTTAACCAGCAGGGTTCCTACGCCCTGAACCGGAGCCGACTGCGGCTGGTTCAGACGCCCCAGTGCTTCGATCTGGCCCTGTTGCGCCGCGCCTACCAGCTACCGGAGCTGACCACGTTTACTGATGACGCCAGCGTGGTAGAGGATCTGCACCCGATTCACTTGGTGGAAGGTGATTACCGCAACCTCAAAATAACCACCCCCGAAGACCTGCTTCTGGCCGAGGCATTGCTACGGCCATAG
- the queA gene encoding tRNA preQ1(34) S-adenosylmethionine ribosyltransferase-isomerase QueA encodes MKLSEFKFDLPENLLAQHPAKNRDESRLMVLHRDSGKIEHRVFKDILEYFADGDVFVVNDTKVFPARLYGNKEKTGAQIEVFLLRELNKEIHLWDVLVDPARKIRVGNKLYFGESDMVAEVIDNTTSRGRTIKFLFDGSDEEFYKALHDLGETPIPKEFITRETEAADKERYQTIYAKNTGAVAAPSAGLHFTREVMKRLEIKGIEVTPVTLHVGLGTFRTVDVEDLTKHKMDSENFVVPAATATIVNKALDTKKRVCAIGTTSMRAMESSVSAHARLKANEGWTDRFIFPPYEFKIANALLTNFHTPESTLMMMASAFAGHELLIEAYQTAIKEKYKFFSYGDAMLIL; translated from the coding sequence ATGAAGCTTTCTGAGTTCAAATTTGACCTGCCTGAAAACCTGTTGGCACAGCATCCCGCCAAAAACCGCGACGAATCGCGCCTGATGGTACTGCACCGCGACAGTGGCAAAATCGAGCACCGGGTTTTTAAGGACATTCTGGAGTATTTCGCCGACGGCGACGTATTCGTGGTGAATGACACCAAGGTATTCCCGGCCCGCCTGTATGGTAACAAGGAGAAAACCGGTGCCCAGATTGAGGTATTCCTGCTGCGTGAGCTGAACAAGGAAATTCACCTCTGGGACGTGCTGGTAGATCCGGCCCGTAAAATCCGGGTGGGCAACAAGCTGTACTTCGGCGAGTCGGATATGGTGGCGGAGGTTATCGATAACACGACTTCGCGCGGCCGTACCATCAAATTCCTGTTCGATGGCTCGGACGAGGAGTTCTACAAAGCACTGCACGACCTGGGCGAAACTCCAATTCCAAAGGAATTTATTACCCGGGAAACGGAAGCCGCCGACAAGGAGCGTTACCAGACAATTTATGCCAAGAATACGGGCGCCGTGGCAGCACCTTCGGCGGGTCTGCACTTTACCCGCGAGGTGATGAAGCGCCTGGAAATCAAAGGCATTGAGGTTACCCCCGTAACCTTGCACGTAGGCCTGGGCACCTTCCGGACGGTAGACGTGGAAGACCTGACCAAGCACAAGATGGACTCGGAGAATTTCGTGGTGCCGGCCGCTACGGCCACCATCGTGAACAAGGCGCTGGATACGAAGAAGCGCGTGTGTGCTATCGGTACTACCTCGATGCGGGCAATGGAATCATCGGTATCAGCCCATGCCCGTCTGAAGGCGAATGAAGGCTGGACTGACCGGTTCATTTTCCCTCCCTACGAGTTTAAAATCGCCAACGCGCTGCTCACCAACTTCCACACGCCGGAAAGCACGCTGATGATGATGGCTTCTGCCTTTGCCGGCCACGAGCTGCTGATTGAGGCCTACCAGACGGCCATTAAGGAGAAATACAAGTTCTTCAGCTACGGCGACGCCATGCTGATTCTGTAA